CCGGAAAATCTAATAAAATATGCCGAAGAACTAAAACTGGATATGACCGTTTTCAAGGCGTGTCTTGAAGGCGAAAAACACGATGCGGAGATCAGACAGCGCATAGAGGAAGGTACAAAGGCCGGAGTTTCCGGCACTCCGGGGTTCATCCTGGGCTTTATACAGGCAGACGGCACGGTAAAAGAGGTAAAGAGACAGCTGGGCGCGACTGATCTGTACAGCCAATATGAATACTTAATTAACCAGGCGTTTGCTTCCAAGCACTAGGAATTGCGCTGAGAGCGGGGCACGGCCCCGCTCTCAGCAG
The nucleotide sequence above comes from Nitrospirota bacterium. Encoded proteins:
- a CDS encoding DsbA family protein; the protein is MRAKIEKGFVETGKMRLVFMDFPLEMHRKAFKAAVAGLCAGDQGKFWQMNEKLFDNTTYSGTYLDPENLIKYAEELKLDMTVFKACLEGEKHDAEIRQRIEEGTKAGVSGTPGFILGFIQADGTVKEVKRQLGATDLYSQYEYLINQAFASKH